TGAACTGGGATTCGGTAAAGGCTCGATGACCATCTCTTTACCGGAAAAAAATATCCTCGCAGAAGTAGAAGGCAATGAATTCCCTGCGATCGAAAACATCGAAGCAGAAGTTAAAAACGTACTCAGAAACCCGATCGGTTCTGCACCGCTCAAAGATATCGTCAAAGCAGGCGAAAAAGTTGGTATCGTCGTCAGCGACGTAACGCGCGGCTGGATCCGCTACGACCGCTTCCTCCACTTCATCTTGGACGAGCTCAACGAAGCAGGCGTACCTGACTCTGACATCACGCTCATCGTCGGTCTTGGCAGCCATCGTCTTCACACCGAAGAAGAACACAAAAGCGTCTACGGCATCAGCGCAGACCGCGTAGCCATCTCGCAGACGATGTCCACCGTAGAAGATGCGTTCGAATACCTCGGCACGACGTCGTTCGGTACAGAAGCAAAAGTAAACAAAGTCGCTCTCGCACAGGATAAACTTATCCTCACGGGCGGTATCGTATACCACCTCCTCGCAGGCTTCGGCGGCGGTCGCAAATCGATCGTTCCTGCTATCACCGCATATGAAACCATTCAGCAGAATCATCGCCTCACGCTCACGCAAGAAGTCGGCGGCGGTGCAAACCCTGCCTGCGGTTCGGGCCTTACGGAAGGCAACCCGATGAACGAAGACCTC
This genomic stretch from Selenomonadales bacterium harbors:
- the larA gene encoding nickel-dependent lactate racemase; translated protein: MKQFELGFGKGSMTISLPEKNILAEVEGNEFPAIENIEAEVKNVLRNPIGSAPLKDIVKAGEKVGIVVSDVTRGWIRYDRFLHFILDELNEAGVPDSDITLIVGLGSHRLHTEEEHKSVYGISADRVAISQTMSTVEDAFEYLGTTSFGTEAKVNKVALAQDKLILTGGIVYHLLAGFGGGRKSIVPAITAYETIQQNHRLTLTQEVGGGANPACGSGLTEGNPMNEDLIEIAQMVNPDFIFNITLTAEGQFAGFFAGDWMQAWQAGCKRVEEVFGVPVPAKADIVLASGGGYPKDINCYQGSKTFDNANMAGKDGGVVISVMEFPDIAEPPDFSKWFDIATIEEHEMKLREAYTIPGFIAFKVRCFAKERTNIVVTRPENRAFIEKTGMRMAETLDEAMAMAREIIGHDDYTVTVMSHAANTMPIIK